A region of Streptomyces sp. NBC_01267 DNA encodes the following proteins:
- a CDS encoding SEL1-like repeat protein, protein MVFMGDRATLLETGRFVHTHAEYGGDAVDAEETADAETEARHRRGAESGEVASMSVLGALLLRRGDLDAAERWLRAATAEGDRAAANNLGVLLHQRGYADEAAGWWRIAAVAGSAAAAHALGRHYRERGDEPAAEYWLRQSAETGHALGAYALADLLEHRSDVGAERWLRAAAERGHREAAYRLARALDRAATGKAPAAEAEQWYRQAAARGHRRAALHLGVILENRGDLKEAGRWYLTSAKDGEARAACALGFLLRDAGDEESAAVWWLRAAQEGDGNAANALGALHAARGEQQSAERWYRAAMDAGDVNGAYNLALLCAAQERTAQAEQWYRRAAYAGHREAANALAVLLLQNGDPAGAEPWFSKAAEAGSVDAAFNLGILYAGRDDDREAFVWYERAAAAGHTEAALQVGIALLRDGEEHTAERHLRCAAGGGSTEAAFRLGALLDARMPPPGPPVLGEPVSEKSECEEWYERAAEQGHRRAQVRVGMLAASRNDVEGAARWYREAAEAGSRNGAFNLGLLLAREGNEREAGLWWARAANAGHGRAALRLALLAIRRGELAEGQKWCAQAVELGPAEVAERAARLCEALRQELSA, encoded by the coding sequence ATGGTGTTTATGGGGGACAGGGCAACTCTGTTGGAGACAGGGCGGTTTGTGCATACGCACGCCGAGTACGGCGGAGACGCCGTCGACGCGGAGGAGACGGCCGACGCCGAGACCGAGGCGCGGCACCGGCGCGGCGCCGAGAGCGGCGAAGTCGCATCGATGAGCGTCCTGGGCGCGCTGCTGCTGCGCCGCGGGGATCTCGACGCCGCCGAGCGGTGGCTGCGCGCGGCCACCGCGGAGGGCGACCGGGCGGCGGCCAACAATCTGGGCGTGCTGCTCCACCAGCGGGGATACGCGGACGAGGCGGCCGGCTGGTGGCGGATCGCCGCCGTCGCGGGTTCCGCCGCCGCCGCCCACGCGCTGGGCCGCCACTACCGCGAGCGCGGCGACGAGCCGGCCGCCGAGTACTGGCTGCGCCAGTCCGCGGAGACCGGCCACGCGCTGGGCGCCTACGCCCTCGCCGACCTGCTGGAGCACCGCAGCGACGTCGGCGCGGAGCGCTGGCTGCGCGCTGCCGCCGAGCGGGGCCACCGCGAGGCGGCCTACCGGCTGGCGCGTGCGCTGGACCGGGCCGCCACGGGCAAGGCCCCGGCGGCCGAGGCCGAGCAGTGGTACCGGCAGGCAGCGGCCCGCGGCCACCGGCGCGCCGCCCTGCACCTCGGCGTGATCCTGGAGAACCGCGGCGACCTCAAGGAGGCCGGCCGCTGGTACCTGACGTCCGCGAAGGACGGCGAGGCCCGCGCGGCCTGCGCCCTCGGCTTCCTGCTGCGGGACGCGGGCGACGAGGAGAGCGCCGCCGTATGGTGGCTGCGCGCCGCCCAGGAGGGCGACGGGAACGCCGCCAACGCCCTGGGCGCGCTGCACGCGGCCCGTGGTGAGCAGCAGTCCGCCGAGCGCTGGTACCGCGCCGCCATGGACGCGGGCGACGTCAACGGCGCGTACAACCTGGCGCTCCTCTGCGCCGCCCAGGAGCGGACGGCCCAGGCCGAGCAGTGGTACCGCCGCGCGGCCTACGCCGGGCACCGCGAAGCCGCGAACGCGCTCGCCGTCCTGCTGCTCCAGAACGGCGACCCGGCCGGTGCCGAGCCCTGGTTCTCCAAGGCCGCCGAGGCGGGCAGCGTGGACGCCGCGTTCAACCTCGGCATCCTGTACGCGGGCCGTGACGACGACCGGGAGGCCTTCGTCTGGTACGAGCGGGCAGCGGCGGCGGGCCACACCGAGGCGGCCCTCCAGGTCGGCATAGCTCTGCTCAGGGACGGTGAGGAGCACACCGCGGAGCGTCATCTGCGCTGCGCGGCCGGTGGCGGCAGCACCGAGGCGGCCTTCCGGCTCGGCGCCCTCCTGGACGCCAGGATGCCGCCGCCCGGACCGCCCGTGCTCGGCGAGCCGGTGTCGGAGAAGAGCGAGTGCGAGGAGTGGTACGAGCGCGCCGCCGAGCAGGGACACCGCCGCGCCCAGGTACGGGTCGGCATGCTCGCCGCCTCGCGCAACGACGTCGAGGGGGCCGCGCGGTGGTACCGCGAGGCCGCCGAGGCGGGCAGCCGCAACGGCGCCTTCAACCTCGGCCTGCTGCTGGCCCGCGAGGGCAACGAGCGGGAGGCCGGTCTCTGGTGGGCCAGGGCGGCGAACGCCGGGCACGGCCGGGCCGCGCTGCGCCTGGCGCTGCTCGCCATCCGCCGCGGCGAGCTGGCCGAGGGGCAGAAGTGGTGCGCGCAGGCCGTCGAACTGGGCCCCGCCGAGGTCGCCGAGCGGGCCGCGCGGCTGTGCGAGGCGCTCCGGCAGGAACTGAGCGCGTAG
- a CDS encoding ABC transporter substrate-binding protein codes for MRISTLGTTLFVAGSLLVSAGCAKHDDPGPATAAKPRTITAVAGCAKGWTDPADLVPDRAPARCDKGAPAPRPLARKRKLVLATGTLAAEYVAPLEVGVQKGEFKKEGLDVQLKVLPTPDALPLLAKGDIDAQWAAPEAAVMNGINGGFDIKWVAGNFSPDPASKSGLWARLKDGETPASVSMKGRKMGTMIGKGSVVTYAMEKALEQHGGGLNSISFQQLGSADVLTALQNGGVDSAWLLDPVWRKVDGDAKYAFLGGQPLGEPLGGVLFGPNLLTKDPDAGVAFLRAYIRTVNTYFVGDYKADKGFTASLAKLLKTDESVLTATPSLRMDWEIRKGTTDRLQKAYREAGVSNGAVLPEDKVVNRSLYAEAVGHTP; via the coding sequence ATGCGTATCAGCACCCTGGGCACGACCCTGTTCGTGGCCGGTTCCCTGCTCGTCTCCGCGGGCTGCGCCAAGCACGACGACCCCGGCCCGGCCACGGCCGCGAAACCCCGCACGATCACGGCGGTCGCGGGGTGCGCGAAGGGCTGGACCGACCCGGCCGACCTGGTACCGGACCGCGCCCCGGCCCGGTGCGACAAGGGCGCCCCGGCGCCCCGGCCGCTCGCCAGGAAGCGCAAGCTGGTCCTCGCCACCGGCACCCTGGCCGCCGAATACGTCGCCCCGCTCGAAGTCGGCGTGCAGAAGGGCGAGTTCAAGAAGGAGGGGCTGGACGTCCAGCTGAAGGTGCTGCCGACACCCGACGCGCTCCCGTTGCTGGCCAAGGGAGACATCGACGCCCAGTGGGCGGCGCCCGAGGCGGCCGTGATGAACGGCATCAACGGCGGCTTCGACATCAAATGGGTGGCCGGCAACTTCTCCCCCGACCCCGCCTCGAAGAGCGGCCTCTGGGCGCGGCTCAAGGACGGTGAGACCCCCGCTTCGGTCTCGATGAAGGGCCGGAAGATGGGCACGATGATCGGCAAGGGCTCGGTCGTCACCTACGCGATGGAGAAGGCCCTCGAACAGCACGGCGGCGGCCTGAACTCGATCAGCTTCCAGCAGCTGGGCTCGGCTGACGTCCTCACCGCGCTGCAGAACGGCGGGGTGGACTCGGCCTGGCTGCTCGACCCGGTGTGGCGCAAGGTGGACGGGGACGCGAAGTACGCGTTCCTCGGCGGACAGCCGCTCGGCGAGCCGCTCGGCGGTGTGCTCTTCGGCCCGAACCTGCTGACCAAGGACCCGGATGCGGGCGTCGCGTTCCTGCGCGCGTACATCCGGACCGTGAACACCTACTTCGTAGGCGACTACAAGGCCGACAAGGGGTTCACCGCCTCGCTCGCGAAGCTGCTGAAGACCGACGAGTCGGTCCTGACCGCGACCCCGTCGCTGCGGATGGACTGGGAGATCCGCAAGGGGACGACGGACCGGCTGCAGAAGGCCTACCGCGAGGCGGGGGTCTCGAACGGTGCCGTGCTGCCGGAGGACAAGGTGGTGAACCGCTCGCTGTACGCGGAGGCGGTGGGCCACACGCCCTGA
- a CDS encoding ABC transporter permease, translated as MSTAVKVPEEGVLVRRPGPQELHPVRTHRRRRTLELTLAVAVPVVLVLLWQLAATQSWIDDRVYPAPSTILSDGWDRAARGELWPDVWATLKRVLGGYAIGTVAGYVLGLLMGSLALVRAALEPLLDALYVVPKLALLPVFLNMFGLGEGPQIALVAATVFFFVWISTMAAVLAVPAGHRDAGQVFGASPWQMFRHVLLPASLPAVLVGARIAAGVAVLVIVASEQIAASNGLGHLIFDSRALFQNDVMFVGIVCVAVLGVLFSELVRIAGRLLTPWAPRDRGRSQS; from the coding sequence ATGAGTACGGCGGTCAAGGTGCCCGAGGAGGGCGTACTGGTCAGGAGGCCGGGCCCGCAGGAACTCCACCCCGTACGCACCCACCGCAGGCGGCGCACCCTGGAACTGACGCTCGCCGTCGCCGTACCGGTCGTCCTGGTCCTGCTGTGGCAGCTGGCCGCCACGCAGTCCTGGATCGACGACCGCGTCTACCCCGCGCCGTCCACGATCCTCTCCGACGGCTGGGACCGCGCGGCCCGGGGCGAGCTGTGGCCCGATGTGTGGGCCACGCTCAAGCGGGTGCTCGGCGGGTACGCGATCGGTACGGTCGCGGGCTATGTCCTGGGCCTGCTGATGGGGTCGCTCGCCCTGGTACGCGCGGCACTTGAGCCCCTGCTCGACGCGCTGTACGTGGTGCCGAAGCTCGCGCTGCTGCCGGTCTTCCTCAATATGTTCGGGCTGGGCGAGGGCCCGCAGATCGCCCTGGTCGCGGCCACCGTCTTCTTCTTCGTCTGGATCTCGACGATGGCGGCGGTCCTCGCCGTCCCGGCCGGACACCGCGACGCCGGGCAGGTGTTCGGCGCCTCGCCGTGGCAGATGTTCCGGCACGTCCTGCTGCCCGCCTCGCTCCCCGCGGTGCTCGTCGGCGCGCGGATCGCGGCGGGGGTGGCCGTCCTCGTCATCGTCGCCTCCGAACAGATCGCCGCGTCGAACGGCCTGGGGCACCTGATCTTCGACTCCCGTGCGCTCTTCCAGAACGACGTGATGTTCGTCGGCATCGTCTGTGTGGCCGTCCTCGGGGTCCTCTTCTCCGAACTGGTGCGGATCGCCGGGCGGTTGCTCACCCCCTGGGCCCCGCGCGACCGGGGCCGCAGCCAGTCCTGA
- a CDS encoding ABC transporter ATP-binding protein, whose product MGDPHPPPPPHTSAPKLHAASVTRTFGRGRTALNALGPVDLDIAPGEFTCIVGPSGCGKSTLLRIAAGLLRPSTGELSIRTASTRPAAMIFQDYGIYDWKDVLANVRFGLDIQRVPRKEADRRARDWLARMGLADFADAYPEALSGGMRQRVAIARALAVEPEILLMDEPFAALDAQLRTILQDELLDLTQTTRTTTLFITHSLEEAIVLGDRVLVMSARPGRIIAERRPPFPRPRTGDLRSTPEFSALKAELWELLRGEVSREAVPA is encoded by the coding sequence GTGGGAGACCCGCACCCGCCCCCACCGCCGCACACCTCCGCCCCCAAACTCCACGCCGCATCCGTCACCCGTACGTTCGGCCGCGGCCGAACCGCCCTGAACGCCCTCGGCCCGGTCGATCTGGACATCGCCCCCGGCGAGTTCACCTGCATCGTCGGCCCGTCGGGCTGCGGAAAGTCGACCCTGCTGCGGATCGCCGCAGGTCTGCTGCGCCCCAGCACGGGCGAACTGTCCATCCGCACCGCATCCACCCGCCCGGCCGCGATGATCTTCCAGGACTACGGCATCTACGACTGGAAGGACGTCCTGGCCAACGTCCGGTTCGGCCTCGACATCCAGCGCGTACCGCGCAAGGAGGCGGACCGCCGCGCCCGCGACTGGCTGGCCCGGATGGGTCTCGCCGACTTCGCCGACGCCTACCCGGAGGCCCTCTCCGGCGGTATGCGCCAACGTGTCGCCATCGCCCGCGCTCTTGCCGTGGAGCCCGAGATCCTGCTGATGGACGAGCCGTTCGCGGCGCTCGACGCCCAGCTGCGCACCATCCTCCAGGACGAACTGCTCGACCTCACCCAGACCACCCGCACCACCACCCTCTTCATCACCCACAGCCTCGAAGAGGCGATCGTGCTGGGCGACCGCGTCCTGGTGATGTCGGCGCGACCCGGCCGGATCATCGCCGAACGCCGTCCGCCGTTCCCCCGGCCACGCACCGGCGACCTGCGCTCGACGCCCGAATTCAGCGCGCTGAAGGCCGAGTTGTGGGAGCTTCTGCGCGGCGAGGTCAGCAGAGAGGCGGTTCCGGCATGA
- a CDS encoding Fur family transcriptional regulator has protein sequence MSDLLERLRDRGWRMTAQRRVVAEVLDGDHVHLTADEVHARAVAKLPEISRATVYNTLGEMVVLGEVIEVSTDRRAKRYDPNAHRPHQHLVCAQCGSIRDVHPAGNPLSDLPDTERFGFTISDVEVTYRGICPACATA, from the coding sequence ATGAGTGACCTGTTGGAACGCCTGCGCGACCGCGGCTGGCGGATGACCGCCCAGCGTCGCGTCGTGGCCGAGGTCCTCGACGGGGACCACGTTCATCTGACCGCCGACGAGGTGCACGCGCGCGCCGTGGCGAAGCTGCCGGAGATTTCCCGGGCGACGGTGTACAACACCCTGGGCGAGATGGTCGTCCTGGGTGAAGTGATCGAGGTCTCGACGGACCGCCGCGCCAAGCGGTACGACCCGAACGCGCACCGCCCCCACCAGCACCTGGTCTGCGCGCAGTGCGGTTCGATCCGCGACGTCCACCCGGCGGGCAACCCGCTGTCGGACCTCCCGGACACCGAGCGCTTCGGCTTCACGATCTCCGACGTGGAAGTGACGTACCGGGGCATCTGCCCGGCCTGCGCCACCGCCTGA
- a CDS encoding catalase, with amino-acid sequence MTQEALVTQGPLTTETGAPVADNQNSETAGAGGPVLVQDQYLLEKLAHFNRERIPERIVHARGAGAYGTFTLTRDVSQWTRAKFLSEVGKETETFLRFSTVAGNLGSADAVRDPRGFALKFYTEEGNYDLVGNNTPVFFIKDAIKFPDFIHTQKRDPYTGSQEADNVWDFWGLSPESTHQVTWLFGDRGIPATLRHMNGYGSHTFQWNNADGEVFWVKYHFKTDQGIKNLTSAEAAKLAGEDPDSHQRDLRESIERGDFPSWTVQVQIMPAADAATYRFNPFDLTKVWPHADYPPIEIGKLELNRNPENIFAEVEQSAFSPASFVPGIGPSPDKMLQGRLFAYGDAHRYRVGINGDHLPVNRPHAVEANTNYRDGGLYDGRHKGAKNYEPNSFGGPFQTEQPLWRSAQVSGETGNHAAPSHAEDSDFVQAGNLYRQMSEDEKGRLVENLAGFIAQVSRDDIAERAVNNFRQADGDFGKRLEAAVQALRA; translated from the coding sequence ATGACGCAGGAGGCGCTCGTGACGCAAGGACCACTCACCACGGAGACCGGTGCTCCGGTGGCGGACAACCAGAACAGCGAGACCGCGGGCGCCGGCGGTCCGGTTCTGGTGCAGGACCAGTACCTGCTGGAGAAGCTCGCCCACTTCAACCGGGAGCGCATCCCGGAGCGCATCGTGCACGCCCGCGGCGCCGGGGCGTACGGCACCTTCACGCTGACCCGCGACGTCTCGCAGTGGACCCGCGCGAAGTTCCTCTCCGAGGTCGGCAAGGAGACCGAGACCTTCCTGCGCTTCTCCACCGTCGCGGGCAACCTCGGCTCGGCGGACGCGGTGCGTGACCCCCGCGGGTTCGCGCTGAAGTTCTACACGGAGGAGGGGAACTACGACCTCGTCGGGAACAACACGCCCGTCTTCTTCATCAAGGACGCCATCAAGTTCCCCGACTTCATCCACACCCAGAAGCGCGATCCGTACACCGGCTCGCAGGAAGCCGACAACGTGTGGGACTTCTGGGGCCTCAGCCCCGAGTCGACCCACCAGGTGACCTGGCTCTTCGGCGACCGCGGCATCCCGGCGACGCTCCGCCACATGAACGGCTACGGCTCGCACACGTTCCAGTGGAACAACGCGGACGGCGAGGTCTTCTGGGTCAAGTACCACTTCAAGACCGACCAGGGGATCAAGAACCTGACCTCGGCCGAGGCGGCCAAGCTCGCCGGTGAGGACCCGGACAGCCACCAGCGCGACCTGCGTGAGTCGATCGAGCGCGGTGACTTCCCGTCCTGGACCGTGCAGGTCCAGATCATGCCCGCGGCCGACGCGGCGACGTACCGCTTCAACCCGTTCGACCTGACCAAGGTCTGGCCGCACGCGGACTACCCGCCGATCGAGATCGGCAAGCTGGAGCTCAACCGCAACCCGGAGAACATCTTCGCCGAGGTCGAGCAGTCCGCCTTCTCGCCGGCCAGCTTCGTACCGGGCATCGGTCCCTCGCCGGACAAGATGCTCCAGGGCCGTCTCTTCGCGTACGGCGACGCCCACCGCTACCGCGTCGGCATCAACGGCGACCACCTGCCGGTGAACCGTCCGCACGCCGTCGAGGCGAACACCAACTACCGGGACGGCGGGCTGTACGACGGCCGTCACAAGGGTGCCAAGAACTACGAGCCGAACAGCTTCGGCGGACCCTTCCAGACCGAGCAGCCGCTCTGGCGCTCGGCGCAGGTGAGCGGCGAAACGGGCAACCACGCCGCCCCGAGCCACGCCGAGGACAGCGACTTCGTCCAGGCGGGCAACCTGTACCGCCAGATGTCGGAGGACGAGAAGGGGCGGCTCGTCGAGAACCTCGCCGGGTTCATCGCGCAGGTCTCGCGCGACGACATCGCCGAGCGTGCGGTGAACAACTTCCGCCAGGCCGACGGCGACTTCGGCAAGCGGCTGGAGGCCGCGGTCCAGGCACTGCGCGCCTGA
- a CDS encoding CBS domain-containing protein, whose translation MFVRDAMSTVVLTIGPAHTLRQSAGLMSARRVGAAVVFDPDTCGLGILTERDILDAVGRGLDPDRETAGAHTTTDVVFAAPTWTLEEAARAMSNGGFRHLIVLDDVGPVGVVSVRDIIRCWAPGRSEAAALV comes from the coding sequence ATGTTCGTCCGAGACGCCATGAGCACGGTCGTGCTCACGATCGGCCCCGCCCACACACTCCGCCAGTCCGCAGGACTGATGTCCGCGCGCCGCGTCGGCGCGGCCGTGGTCTTCGACCCCGACACCTGCGGGCTCGGCATTCTCACCGAGCGCGACATCCTCGACGCCGTCGGCAGAGGCCTGGACCCCGACCGGGAGACCGCGGGCGCCCACACCACCACCGACGTGGTCTTCGCCGCACCCACCTGGACCCTGGAGGAAGCGGCGCGGGCGATGTCGAACGGCGGCTTCCGGCATCTGATCGTGCTCGACGACGTGGGCCCGGTCGGGGTGGTGTCGGTGCGCGACATCATCCGCTGCTGGGCCCCGGGCCGGAGCGAAGCGGCTGCGCTGGTCTGA
- the hisN gene encoding histidinol-phosphatase, protein MPDYHDDLRLAHVLADAADAATMARFKALDLKVETKPDMTPVSEADKGAEELIRGQLQRARPRDAILGEEYGLSGTGPRRWVVDPIDGTKNYVRGVPVWATLISLTVAGEDGHEPVVGVVSAPALGRRWWAAKGAGAYSGRSLTSATRLHVSKVSKIADSSFAYASLAGWEAQGRLDGFLDLTRDCWRTRGYGDFWPYMMVAEGSVDICAEPELSLWDMAANAIIVQEAGGEFTSLDGVRGVEGGNAAASNGLLHQDMLGYLNQRY, encoded by the coding sequence ATGCCCGACTACCACGATGATCTGCGCCTTGCCCACGTCCTGGCGGATGCTGCCGACGCGGCGACGATGGCCCGTTTCAAGGCCCTCGACCTGAAGGTCGAGACGAAGCCGGACATGACGCCGGTCAGCGAGGCCGACAAGGGCGCCGAGGAGCTGATCCGCGGACAGCTCCAGCGGGCCAGGCCGCGCGACGCGATCCTCGGCGAGGAGTACGGCCTCTCGGGCACCGGCCCCCGGCGCTGGGTCGTCGACCCGATCGACGGGACCAAGAACTACGTCCGCGGTGTCCCGGTCTGGGCGACCCTCATCTCGCTGACGGTGGCGGGCGAGGACGGTCACGAACCGGTGGTCGGCGTGGTCTCCGCACCCGCGCTGGGCCGCCGCTGGTGGGCGGCGAAGGGCGCGGGCGCGTACAGCGGTCGGAGCCTCACCTCGGCCACCCGGCTGCATGTCTCCAAGGTCTCCAAGATCGCGGACTCCTCCTTCGCCTATGCCTCGTTGGCCGGCTGGGAGGCGCAGGGACGGCTCGACGGGTTCCTCGACCTGACCCGCGACTGCTGGCGTACCCGTGGGTACGGCGACTTCTGGCCGTACATGATGGTCGCCGAGGGGTCGGTGGACATCTGCGCCGAACCCGAGCTGTCCCTCTGGGACATGGCGGCGAACGCCATCATCGTCCAGGAGGCGGGCGGCGAGTTCACCAGTCTGGACGGGGTGCGCGGGGTGGAGGGCGGCAACGCCGCGGCGTCCAACGGACTGCTGCACCAGGACATGCTGGGATACCTCAACCAGCGCTACTGA
- a CDS encoding TetR/AcrR family transcriptional regulator has protein sequence MPAARESLLDSALSAVSTADGRPWSAVRMTDVASAAGVSRQTLYNEFGSKEGLARALVRREADRYLQGVDRVLAAPGASVGGEPLVLVAEWTVSAARSRPLVRALLTGCWTGRLPAPDPAPGRSRLPAQRRADAGPPAPGELIAAVLHRAALALSRGRADEGEEAVDLRYRCEVAVRLALSHVVAPGDRKVGHLVREAVGRAG, from the coding sequence ATGCCTGCAGCGCGCGAATCCCTGCTCGACTCCGCCCTCTCCGCGGTGTCCACCGCCGACGGCCGCCCCTGGTCCGCCGTGCGCATGACCGACGTGGCGTCCGCCGCCGGGGTCTCCCGGCAGACGCTCTACAACGAGTTCGGCTCCAAGGAAGGCCTCGCCCGCGCCCTCGTCCGGCGTGAGGCGGACCGGTACCTCCAGGGCGTCGACCGGGTGCTCGCCGCGCCGGGAGCGTCCGTCGGCGGTGAACCGCTGGTCCTGGTCGCCGAGTGGACGGTGTCGGCGGCCCGTTCCCGTCCGCTGGTACGGGCGTTGCTGACGGGCTGCTGGACCGGCCGTCTGCCCGCCCCGGACCCGGCACCCGGCCGGTCCCGCCTCCCGGCCCAGCGCCGCGCCGACGCGGGACCGCCCGCCCCCGGCGAGCTGATCGCCGCGGTCCTGCACCGGGCGGCTCTCGCGTTGTCACGGGGGCGGGCAGACGAAGGGGAGGAGGCCGTGGACCTCAGGTACCGCTGCGAGGTGGCGGTACGTCTCGCGCTCTCCCACGTCGTCGCACCGGGCGACCGGAAGGTCGGTCACCTGGTGCGCGAGGCGGTGGGACGGGCCGGGTGA
- a CDS encoding ABC transporter family substrate-binding protein, with the protein MRRTTVVAIAAALSATLAVAGCSSSDGDGKAAKKQAAPQVDGQSINAHPVSDLKQGGSLRFAIDQWITQYNINQVDGQQGDAQDIIKAVLPDLFDADAKGTIHANPNFLVSAKVTSTSPQVVTYELNPKAKWSDGKPLSWKDFQAQWKALNGTDSAYEAADTSGYSQISKVEQGADAHGVKVTFSSPYADWQRLFDPLYPAAYIDTPAKFNKGWSEKALVTGNSFKVGTYDKTGQTVTIVPDPKWWGDKPKLDSVVYRVLDSSAFTEAYLNKEIDEAPALQPEDYKRLVKAPDTDIRRGARWDEVHITLNGGHGPLKDVKVRNAVQAAINRDGVNESFSKDLSFDLKPLDNHFFMPNQEGYQDTAGEYGKYDPERAKKLLDEAGWKDAGEGKPRTKDGKKLTLGYTLSAGGTASQTDQAELVQQMLGAVGIKVDLQKVPANDYFNKFVNTGNFDITSFRNVDAVYQTMLTPVFIQPEGKNLFQNFGSVGSPKIDELLNKAAGTTDHAEAIKLYNEADVEIWKLGHSIELYQRPQIDAVRKGLANFGASGLADTDYAKVGWLK; encoded by the coding sequence ATGCGCAGAACCACCGTTGTCGCCATCGCCGCAGCACTGTCGGCCACCCTGGCGGTGGCGGGCTGCAGTTCCTCCGACGGAGACGGCAAAGCAGCGAAGAAACAGGCCGCTCCGCAGGTGGACGGGCAGAGCATCAACGCGCACCCGGTGAGCGACCTCAAGCAGGGCGGGTCGCTGCGGTTCGCCATCGACCAGTGGATCACGCAGTACAACATCAACCAGGTGGACGGCCAGCAGGGCGACGCCCAGGACATCATCAAGGCGGTCCTGCCCGACCTGTTCGACGCCGACGCCAAGGGCACCATCCACGCCAACCCGAACTTCCTGGTCTCGGCGAAGGTCACCTCGACCAGCCCGCAGGTGGTGACCTACGAGCTGAACCCGAAGGCCAAGTGGTCCGACGGGAAGCCGCTGAGCTGGAAGGACTTCCAGGCCCAGTGGAAGGCGCTGAACGGCACCGACAGCGCGTACGAGGCGGCCGACACCTCCGGGTACAGCCAGATATCCAAGGTGGAGCAGGGCGCCGACGCGCACGGCGTGAAGGTCACCTTCTCCTCGCCGTACGCGGACTGGCAGCGGCTCTTCGACCCGCTGTACCCGGCGGCGTACATCGACACCCCCGCGAAGTTCAACAAGGGCTGGTCCGAGAAGGCCCTGGTGACCGGCAACTCCTTCAAGGTCGGTACGTACGACAAGACCGGGCAGACCGTCACCATCGTCCCGGACCCGAAGTGGTGGGGGGACAAGCCGAAGCTCGACTCGGTCGTCTACCGCGTCCTCGACAGCTCCGCGTTCACCGAGGCCTACCTGAACAAGGAGATCGACGAGGCCCCCGCACTCCAGCCCGAGGACTACAAGCGGCTGGTCAAGGCGCCCGACACGGACATCAGGCGCGGGGCGCGCTGGGACGAGGTGCACATCACGCTCAACGGCGGCCACGGCCCGCTGAAGGATGTGAAGGTGCGCAACGCCGTGCAGGCGGCCATCAACCGCGACGGTGTCAACGAGAGCTTCAGCAAGGACCTCTCCTTCGATCTGAAGCCGCTGGACAACCACTTCTTCATGCCGAACCAGGAGGGGTACCAGGACACCGCCGGGGAGTACGGCAAGTACGACCCGGAGCGGGCCAAGAAGCTGCTGGACGAGGCCGGCTGGAAGGACGCGGGCGAGGGCAAGCCGCGCACCAAGGACGGCAAGAAGCTCACGCTCGGTTACACCCTGAGCGCGGGCGGCACCGCGTCGCAGACCGACCAGGCCGAGCTGGTGCAGCAGATGCTCGGCGCGGTGGGTATCAAGGTCGACCTCCAGAAGGTCCCGGCGAACGACTACTTCAACAAGTTCGTCAACACCGGCAACTTCGACATCACCAGCTTCCGCAATGTCGACGCCGTCTACCAGACGATGCTGACGCCGGTCTTCATCCAGCCGGAGGGCAAGAACCTCTTCCAGAACTTCGGTTCGGTCGGCTCCCCGAAGATCGACGAGCTGCTGAACAAAGCGGCGGGCACCACCGACCACGCCGAGGCGATCAAGCTCTACAACGAGGCCGACGTGGAGATCTGGAAGCTCGGCCACTCCATCGAGCTCTACCAGCGTCCGCAGATCGACGCGGTCCGCAAGGGCCTCGCCAACTTCGGCGCCTCCGGCCTGGCCGACACCGACTACGCCAAGGTCGGCTGGCTCAAGTAA